One genomic region from Tigriopus californicus strain San Diego chromosome 4, Tcal_SD_v2.1, whole genome shotgun sequence encodes:
- the LOC131879020 gene encoding uncharacterized protein LOC131879020, which yields MAMVQFWPGTSLTFEEVQQYQKCEPIQAANTAPLPIPVDQWVSKNVEHSFIRQSEFCQPNRWITQVLLPEQVLFNSARSVCQSIGTDITTINSTLEEYDQRVTALFTDLCRENVSRNCGGPMNQPLNPAFTWVLKNTTTGECDRLYGSKKFSARGCENSLGPATLCATLVPERNEIYLKGLCQEAIFRAFDFSYHVYKFGIKGRMRFHGIKKSRIEYLEMVKENSIQREWRIQSMIFPEEFFSLKSSDYQFPFGRRIWTVGGAHICSLATGSNITLTFARCNSSQFTCDDGRCIELAQKCDGTTDCRDKSDELNCKIIQPDDTYIKQIVPVSSGGQTQIQIQVSIHSIRNVEPMESKITFHFSAAFTWSDSRLKLADLSEEESRNVLSQIDLATIWIPQIILANTLSPIQQKRLETDIGFAKALNPGKWTEITEATEAILFEGESSTISLKRDDLQEFQCNFDLQYYPFDTQTCHIIFQTTEKQYTSLSLRASDVLQVSDGINLTEYDIIRYNIEESISNANFSRAIANVTLRRKMAYHVFNTFFQTLLLIFVGYLSFFFKVDNFSDRIMVTLTTMLVVATIMVAIQSDLPKTSYYKMIDYWLIFCLIILIITFAIHTAIG from the exons ATGGCAATGGTCCAATTTTGGCCCGGAACCAGCCTGACCTTCGAGGAAGTCCAGCAGTATCAAAAGTGCGAACCGATCCAAGCCGCAAATACCGCCCCATTGCCCATTCCTGTGGACCAATGGGTATCGAAGAATGTGGAGCACAGCTTTATACGTCAGAGTGAATTTTGCCAACCCAATCGGTGGATAACTCAAGTCTTACTTCCGGAGCAAGTCCTCTTCAATAGCGCTCGTTCCGTGTGCCAATCTATTGGAACAGACATCACCACAATCAACTCAACGCTAGAAGAATATGATCAACGAGTTACTGCCTTGTTCACAGATCTGTGTCGGGAAAATGTGTCGAGAAACTGTGGCGGACCAATGAACCAACCTCTAAATCCTGCCTTCACATGGGTCCTCAAAAATACGACCACCGGGGAATGCGACAGACTTTATGGATCCAAAAAGTTCTCAGCCCGAGGTTGTGAGAACTCCCTTGGGCCCGCCACCTTGTGTGCTACCCTCGTCCCTGAGCGCAATGAAATCTATTTAAAAGGTTTATGCCAGGAGGCCATTTTTCGAGCCTTTGATTTCTCTTATCATGTGTATAAATTTGGAATCAAAGGCCGAATGCGGTTCCATGGCATCAAGAAGAGTCGGATTGAGTACTTGGAGATGGTCAAAGAAAACTCGATTCAGCGGGAGTGGCGAATTCAAAGTATGATCTTTCCGGAGGAGTTTTTCTCCCTCAAAAGTTCGGATTATCAGTTCCCATTTGGTCGTCGAATATGGACTGTGGGTGGGGCACACATTTGCTCCCTGGCCACTGGATCCAATATCACGTTGACTTTTGCCCGATGTAATAGTAGCCAATTCACGTGCGACGATGGCAGATGCATAGAATTGGC TCAAAAATGTGATGGAACAACAGATTGCCGGGACAAGAGCGACGAGTTGAATTGTAAAATCATTCAACCCGACGACACATACATCAAGCAGATTGTTCCGGTCTCATCTGGGGGTCAAACTCAGATTCAAATCCAAGTGTCAATTCACTCCATTCGAAACGTGGAACCAATGGAATCAAAGATTACGTTCCATTTTTCGGCTGCCTTCACTTGGAGCGATTCCAGATTGAAACTAGCAGATTTGAGTGAAGAAGAGAGCAGGAACGTGCTGAGTCAAATAGATTTGGCTACGATCTGGATTCCACAAATCATCTTAGCCAACACCCTGA GTCCCATTCAACAGAAGCGCCTTGAAACAGACATTGGATTTGCTAAGGCCCTAAACCCCGGAAAATGGACCGAAATAACTGAAGCCACTGAGG CGATTCTTTTTGAGGGTGAATCGTCCACAATCAGCCTTAAAAGAGACGATCTGCAAGAGTTCCAGTGCAATTTTGATCTACAATACTATCCTTTCGACACCCAA ACGTGCCATATAATTTTTCAAACGACAGAGAAGCAATATACCTCACTTTCTCTTCGGGCAAGCGACGTATTACAAGTATCAG ATGGCATCAACTTAACTGAGTACGACATCATACGTTACAACATTGAGGAGTCCATCTCGAATGCGAATTTTAGCAGGGCTATCGCAAATGTCACCCTGCGCAGAAAAATGGCCTACCACGTGTTCAACACGTTTTTCCAAACCCTGCTTCTTATTTTCGTTGGATATctgtctttcttcttcaaagtggACAACTTTTCAGACCGAATTATGGTCACCCTGACTACCATGCTCGTTGTGGCAACAATTATGGTGGCCATTCAAAGT GATCTGCCCAAAACATCTTATTACAAAATGATCGATTATTGGCTCATTTTCTGCCTCATCATTCTGATCATTACATTCGCTATACACACGGCTATTGGATAG